The genome window GTGCCCAGGTAGAGCTTGCCGACCGTCGCTTCCTGGGTCAGGTCGCGAATCATCTTGATCGCCTTCTTGCACGCTTCGCCGTCGGCGGAAGCGATATTGATCTTGCCGTCGTCCTCGATGTCGATGGAGCAACCGGTCGCCTCGATGATGCCCCGGATATTTTTGCCGCCGGAGCCGATGACGGTGCGGACCTGGTCGGACTTGACATAGATGGTGGTGATGCGCGGCGCGTAGGGGGAGAGTTCCGCTCGCGGAGTGGCAATGGCCTCGGCCATTTTACCCATGATGTGGATGCGCCCGGCCCGGGCCTGCTCGAGGGCCTGCTTCATGATCGCCCGGTCAACGCCGGTGATCTTGATGTCCATCTGCAGGGCGGCCACGCCGTCGGCCGTGCCGGTAACCTTGAAGTCCATGTCGCCGAGATGGTCCTCGTCACCTAGAATGTCGGAGAGCACCGCCACGTCGGTCCCTTCCTTGATCAGGCCCATGGCGATCCCGGCCACCGGGGCAGTGATCGGCACCCCGGCATCCATCAGCGACAGGGTGGCGCCGCAGACACTGGCCATCGAGGAGGAACCGTTCGACTCCAGGGTGTCGGAGACGATGCGGATGGTGTAGGGAAAGGCGTCGTGCTTGGGCAGCACCTTGGCGATGGAGCGCTCGGCCAGGTAACCGTGGCCGATCTCCCGGCGCCCGGGAAAGAGGCGCATGCTCGTTTCCCCCACCGAGAAGGGAGGAAAGTTGTAGTGCAGCATGAACTTCTTGAATTCCATCCCCTGGATGTTATCCATGCGCTGCTCGTCCATGGAGGTCCCCAGGGCGACAGCCACCAGGGCCTGGGTTTCACCACGGGTGAACAGGGCGCTGCCGTGGGCGCGGGGAAGGGTCCCGACTTCGCAGGTGACGGGACGGATGGTGGTCATGTCGCGGCCGTCGATGCGCACCTTGTCCTTGATGACCATCTGCCGCAGCACGCGCTTGTTGACGGAGCCGAGGATGGCGGAAATTTCACCGCCGCGCCCCTCGAATTCGGCCTCCAGGGCCTCCTTGACTTCGGCCTTGATCTGATCGATGGCGGCGTAGCGCTCCTGCTTGCTCGGGATTCGGCTCGCCTCGATGAGCCGCTGCTCGGCAAGAGCGACCACTTTCGCTTCGAGTGCGGGATCCGCCTTGGCGACTTCAAACTGCCGCTTGGGTTTGCCGACCAACTCCTGCAGCTTGAGCTGCATGTCGATCAGCGGCTGCAGGGCGTTGTGGCCGAAGAAAATCGCCTCCAGCATGTCGTCTTCGGAGACCAGGTCGGCCTCCCCCTCGACCATCATGACGGCGTCCCGGGAACCGGAAACGACGATCTCCATGTCGCTCTCGGCCATCTGCAGCCGGGTCGGATTGGCGATCAGCCGGCCGTCGACGCGGCCGACGCGGACGGCGGCGATGGGCCCGGCGAAGGGGATGTCCGAAACGACCACGGCCGCCGAGGCAGCCACCATCGCCAGGGTGTCCGGATCGTTGATCAGGTCGGCTGAAACGACGGTCGGCATGATCTGGGTCTCGAAGAGGTATCCCTTGGGAAACAGAGGGCGCATCGGCCGATCGATGAGACGGCAGATCAGCGTCTCGCGCTCTGACGCCCCGCGCTCCCGGCGGAAGAAGGAGCCGGGGATCTTGCCGGCCGCGTAGAATTTCTCCTGGTAATTGACGGTCAGGGGGAAGAAGTCCTGCCCCTCGCGCATTTTGCTGGCGGAAACGGCGGTGCACAGTACCTTGGTGTCGCCGTAGGTGATGACCGTGGCACCGTGTGCCTGGCGGGCCATCTTGCCCGTTTCGAGGGTCAGCGGCTGGCCGTTGAATTCGATTTCTACCTTGTGGTAAGCCATGTTGGTTCTCCTTTTAGGTCGGCAGAAGCGAACGAAACAGAGTGGAGATGAAAAAGACCCTGCCGACGGTTTGTAGAACTAATAAATGGCGAAAGGAGGATGGCCTGAGACAAAGTCCGCATGCCCCGACGGGTCAGCACGCCAGACTCTCTCTCCGGACAACCTCCAGAGCCATTACCCGAAAAAACCGGAGGCAGCAGGCTCTTCGGAATGAAGAAGAGCGTGCTGCCCCGTACTACCTGCGGATCCCTAGTTTATTGATAATCGTGCGATAGCGCTCGACATCCTTTTTCTTCAGGTAATCCAGAAGCCTTCTTCTCTGCCCGACAATCTTGAGGAGCCCGCGCCGAGAGTGGTGATCCTTCTTGTGGGTCCGGAAGTGCTCGGTCAGATAGGTGATGCGCTCGGAAAGAAGCGCGATCTGCACCTCAGGAGAACCGGTGTCCCCCTCATGAGTCTTGTACTGTGCAATAAGTTCCTGTTTGCGTTCCGTGGCCAGCACTGTGCCACCTCCTTTCAATGAGAGAATTTCCGGGGAAACCGGAATTCGGTAAAACATCGGACTTTTATCACAAAACCCCGGCGCTGTAAAGGGCTAATCACGCGGCCCGAGCCGCCTGAAAAACCCTCAAAAGCTCAAAATCGCCGCGTTTTTCATTCAACCGACCCGGTGCGAAGCGGGCAATGGCCAACAGGGTTCCGGTGTGCATGAGGCGAACGGTCTCGCCTTCAGGACAGCCGGGCGCCGCCGACAGGGAAGCGAGCGCCGGCGGGATGCCGTCGGCAAGCCGCCGGCTCGCTTCCGCATCGACCTCCAGGGCCGGCATCCCGCGCAGAGCCTCGTCCACGGAAAGGAGCGGAGGCGCTGCGGTTCCATTGGTCTCCAGCCGTTCCAGGGTAACACAGTCGGCCTCGGTGAAGGAACCGCTGCGGGTGCGCCGCAGTGCCACCAGGTGCGCGCCGGTGCCGAGGGCCAGGCCGAGATCGTGGCAAAGGGTGCGCACATAGGTTCCCTTGGAGCAGTCAACTTCAAGGGTGATCAGGGGGAGATCGACCTCGAGGATCTGCAGGCGGTCGATCCGCACCTCGCGCGACTCACGCTCCACCTCGATCCCCTGGCGGGCCAGGCGGTAAAGCGGAACGCCATCTTTCTTCAGGGCCGAATACATGGGCGGCAGCTGGCGAATCACCCCCTCGAAAGACCGGGCCGCGGCAATGACGACTTCCGCCGTGAGGCCCTCCACCGGACGGCGCTCCAGCACCTCGCCTTCGGCATCCTGAGTCGTGGTGGCCTCGCCGAGCTTGAGGACCGCACGGTAGGTCTTGTCCCCCTCCATCAGAAACTGGACGATGCGGGTCGCCTCGCCGATCGCCACCGGCAGCACCCCGGTGGCCATGGGGTCGAGGGTGCCGGTATGGCCGACGCGCCGCGTCCGCAGCAGACGGCGCACCCGCCGCACTACATCATGGGAGGTCATCCCCTGCGGTTTGTCAATGAGCAGGATGCCGTTCATGTCAGGCCAGCAACTGGTCCAGACGCTCGAAAACAGTCTTGCGGACCTCTTCCAGGGTCCCTTCGACCATGGCTCCGGCGGCGTTGTGGTGGCCGCCGCCGCCCAGGTGGCGGGACAGGGCACCCACATCGACCTGACCCTTGGAGCGCATGCCGATTTTGTAGGCGGCCGGCCCGATCTGCCGAAAGAAGAGCGCCACCTCCACCCCGCGAATGGAGCGGGGATAGTTGACGAAGCCGTCGGTGTGCTCGGGCCCGGTACCGGTCTCCTCGTACATGGGAGTGGTGACACTGACCGAAGCGTAGCGGCCGCAGGAAGAGACCGTCAGGGTCGCCAGCGCCCTGGCAAGCAGCCGCAGCCGCTCGGCCCCCTGACTTTCGTAAAGACCGGAGGCGATGGCCCAGGGCGAGACGCCTTTCTCCACCATCTCGGCGCCGATGCGGAACGCTTCCGGGTCGGCATTGGAGTAACGGAACGAACCGGTATCGGAGAGGACGGCCGTATAGATGCAGGTGGCCACCTCGAGAGAGATGTCGTGTCCGGCGGCCTTCAGAATGCGGTAGATGAGCGCGCCGGTAGCGCTGGCCGTCTCGTCGACATAATGGATGGAGCCGAAATGCTCGGAATGGGGGTGATGATCGATGTTGACCAGGGTCCGGCAAACATCGCGCAGGTGGGTGCCGGCCCGCCGCAATTCGCCGGCATCGAGAACAAACCCGGCATCGAAGACGGCTTCATTTTCAATGCTGCGGACCACGGTCGGCGCGCCCGGGAGAAAATCGAAAGGCGACTGCACGCCGTCCCGGTTATAAGCAACCACCTCCTTGCCCATTTCGCGCAGGGCATTGGCCAGAGCCAGGGTCGAACCCAGGGCGTCGCCGTCGGGACTTTCGTGGGAAGCAACCAGGAAACGTCGACCGTCCTCAATCAGCTTCAGGAGCGCCGGAACCATCGTCATCCTCGGTGTGGATTTCCTTGAGC of Desulfuromonadales bacterium contains these proteins:
- a CDS encoding bifunctional oligoribonuclease/PAP phosphatase NrnA, whose protein sequence is MTMVPALLKLIEDGRRFLVASHESPDGDALGSTLALANALREMGKEVVAYNRDGVQSPFDFLPGAPTVVRSIENEAVFDAGFVLDAGELRRAGTHLRDVCRTLVNIDHHPHSEHFGSIHYVDETASATGALIYRILKAAGHDISLEVATCIYTAVLSDTGSFRYSNADPEAFRIGAEMVEKGVSPWAIASGLYESQGAERLRLLARALATLTVSSCGRYASVSVTTPMYEETGTGPEHTDGFVNYPRSIRGVEVALFFRQIGPAAYKIGMRSKGQVDVGALSRHLGGGGHHNAAGAMVEGTLEEVRKTVFERLDQLLA
- the truB gene encoding tRNA pseudouridine(55) synthase TruB, with the protein product MNGILLIDKPQGMTSHDVVRRVRRLLRTRRVGHTGTLDPMATGVLPVAIGEATRIVQFLMEGDKTYRAVLKLGEATTTQDAEGEVLERRPVEGLTAEVVIAAARSFEGVIRQLPPMYSALKKDGVPLYRLARQGIEVERESREVRIDRLQILEVDLPLITLEVDCSKGTYVRTLCHDLGLALGTGAHLVALRRTRSGSFTEADCVTLERLETNGTAAPPLLSVDEALRGMPALEVDAEASRRLADGIPPALASLSAAPGCPEGETVRLMHTGTLLAIARFAPGRLNEKRGDFELLRVFQAARAA
- the pnp gene encoding polyribonucleotide nucleotidyltransferase — translated: MAYHKVEIEFNGQPLTLETGKMARQAHGATVITYGDTKVLCTAVSASKMREGQDFFPLTVNYQEKFYAAGKIPGSFFRRERGASERETLICRLIDRPMRPLFPKGYLFETQIMPTVVSADLINDPDTLAMVAASAAVVVSDIPFAGPIAAVRVGRVDGRLIANPTRLQMAESDMEIVVSGSRDAVMMVEGEADLVSEDDMLEAIFFGHNALQPLIDMQLKLQELVGKPKRQFEVAKADPALEAKVVALAEQRLIEASRIPSKQERYAAIDQIKAEVKEALEAEFEGRGGEISAILGSVNKRVLRQMVIKDKVRIDGRDMTTIRPVTCEVGTLPRAHGSALFTRGETQALVAVALGTSMDEQRMDNIQGMEFKKFMLHYNFPPFSVGETSMRLFPGRREIGHGYLAERSIAKVLPKHDAFPYTIRIVSDTLESNGSSSMASVCGATLSLMDAGVPITAPVAGIAMGLIKEGTDVAVLSDILGDEDHLGDMDFKVTGTADGVAALQMDIKITGVDRAIMKQALEQARAGRIHIMGKMAEAIATPRAELSPYAPRITTIYVKSDQVRTVIGSGGKNIRGIIEATGCSIDIEDDGKINIASADGEACKKAIKMIRDLTQEATVGKLYLGTVRKVMEFGAFVEIFPGTDGLVHVSELDTERVRNVTDVLNEGDQVLVKCIGIDKQGKIKLSRKEALGQTLPAEG
- the rpsO gene encoding 30S ribosomal protein S15, which produces MLATERKQELIAQYKTHEGDTGSPEVQIALLSERITYLTEHFRTHKKDHHSRRGLLKIVGQRRRLLDYLKKKDVERYRTIINKLGIRR